One Malania oleifera isolate guangnan ecotype guangnan chromosome 9, ASM2987363v1, whole genome shotgun sequence DNA segment encodes these proteins:
- the LOC131164475 gene encoding subtilisin-like protease SBT3, whose translation MPHSKSVGVKGSSSSTRINNDEVEKWLVTPHVKHLYRNQIASVESILGKVLYVTFFNSEFPEIMELFKNIGWDNFITYQAKGYYPNVVRTFYANMERYENGIKTNLLGKDIHLTSTSLGKILRIKPGDFEVHIIKKQCIMAQGFTPQEFLPLVMTNTPVNFGHPPLYKQLSLKALILHKLITNNILPRSGLHSIFLAFILLSSHVGSMPRKSRSTYIVHMDESLMPKVFEANHHWYSSILNSISRAMPFEETNSSYIPQSRPTLVYTYHTVLHGFSAVLSIEELEALKKFTGFVSAYSDKTITLDTTHTSEFLSLNNFTGLWPVSNYGEDAIIGVVDTGVWPESQSFTDCGMPRVPARWKGICQEGEDFNSSMCNLKLIGARYFNKGVMAANPRFKIPMNSPRDIVGHGTHTSSIAAGSYVPSVSFFGYAYGTARGIAPHARVAMYKALWEKSYASDIVAAIDQAVVDGVDVISLSLGLAHLALYEDPVAIASFGAMEKGVFVSAAAGNTGPALGTLDNAIPWVLTVAAGSIDRRFAGTLKLGNKVTIAGWTLFPANAVVVDWPLIYDKALSACNSSVLLSNVPKNAAIICEEYKNTSPNDQLEHVAASGVPAAIFVSSDVTLSQFNFFPCPGIVISPNDAPTVIKYATTTENAIINMKFQETFLGTKRAPAASSYTSRGPSLSYPYVLKPDIMAPGTTVLAAWVPNVRTTRIAQSWELFSDYNILTGTSMACPHASAVAALLRVAHPEWTTAAIRSAMITTANPFDNTFQPIMDLGDTNLAFASPLVMGSGQVNPNQALDPGLIYDVTRQDYINLLCSTNFTKNQITTITRSSSYNCSSPNSDLNYPSFIALYNRKSSRSTTLVQNFQRIVTNVGSGQVTYTAKVIPPHNSIITVLPQTLVFKKMYEKCNYTLTVRYHSPMNGSVSFGWLIWVEKGGNRQVRSPIVVAPMMGA comes from the exons ATGCCTCACtcaaaatccgttggtgttaaGGGATCCTCATCTTCCACAAGAATCAATAacgatgaagtggagaaatggttggttaCTCCACATGTGAAGCACCTTTACCGAAATCAGATTGCTTCAGTAGAATCAATTTTAGGTAAGGTTCTATACGTTACGTTCTTCAATTCAGAATTTCCCGAAATCATGGAACTTTTCAAGAATATTGGATGGGATAAttttatcacctaccaagctaaaggctattatcccaaCGTTGTACGTactttttatgcaaacatggagcgatacgaaaatggaatcaaaacaaactTGCTTGGAAAAGATATCCATTTAACTTCAACATCTTTGGGCaagattcttcgaattaagccaggggattttgaggtTCATATTATCAAGAAGCAATGTATTATGGCTCAAGGCtttacaccacaagagtttttgcctcTGGTTATGACTAACACTCCTGTAAACTTTGgccatcctccactttataagcagcttagtTTGAAAGCTCTCATTCTGcacaagctcattacaaacaacattttaccaCGGTCTG GTTTACATTCAA TCTTCCTTGCATTTATCTTGCTTTCTTCCCACGTTGGGTCAATGCCAAGGAAGTCTAGGTCCACATATATTGTGCATATGGATGAATCTCTCATGCCCAAGGTCTTCGAAGCTAACCACCATTGGTACTCCTCTATCCTTAATTCTATTTCAAGGGCAATGCCTTTCGAGGAGACCAACTCCTCGTACATCCCTCAATCTAGGCCCACCCTTGTCTATACCTACCATACTGTCCTTCACGGCTTTAGTGCAGTTCTTTCTATTGAAGAACTAGAGGCACTAAAGAAGTTTACAGGATTTGTATCAGCCTACAGTGATAAGACTATCACTCTTGACACGACTCACACATCTGAATTCCTCTCTCTCAACAATTTCACTGGTCTTTGGCCAGTTTCAAATTATGGAGAGGATGCCATCATCGGTGTTGTTGACACTGGGGTTTGGCCTGAGAGCCAGAGCTTCACGGACTGTGGTATGCCTAGAGTTCCAGCCAGGTGGAAGGGGATATGCCAAGAAGGAGAGGACTTCAATTCCTCTATGTGTAACTTAAAGCTCATAGGAGCCCGATACTTTAACAAAGGAGTTATGGCCGCGAACCCACGTTTTAAGATCCCTATGAACTCGCCTAGAGACATAGTTGGGCATGGGACGCACACATCCTCTATAGCTGCCGGGAGCTATGTGCCAAGTGTGTCATTCTTTGGTTATGCATACGGAACAGCAAGAGGAATTGCCCCACATGCAAGAGTCGCCATGTACAAGGCACTTTGGGAAAAGAGCTACGCATCTGATATTGTTGCGGCTATAGATCAAGCTGTGGTTGATGGTGTTGACGTGATTTCTTTATCATTAGGTTTGGCTCATCTAGCGTTGTATGAGGACCCGGTTGCAATAGCTTCCTTCGGGGCCATGGAGAAAGGGGTGTTTGTGTCAGCCGCTGCAGGAAATACGGGGCCAGCCCTCGGAACCTTAGACAATGCAATCCCTTGGGTCTTGACTGTTGCTGCAGGCTCCATCGATCGACGATTTGCCGGAACACTAAAACTAGGAAACAAGGTGACTATTGCCGGATGGACCCTGTTCCCTGCAAACGCTGTGGTTGTTGACTGGCCTTTGATATATGACAAGGCTTTGTCAGCATGCAATTCCTCAGTTTTGTTATCTAATGTTCCTAAAAATGCCGCCATCATTTGTGAAGAgtacaaaaatacatctcccaatGACCAATTAGAGCATGTTGCTGCATCAGGAGTGCCTGCTGCAATATTTGTCAGTAGTGATGTTACACTTTCTCAGTTTAACTTCTTTCCTTGTCCTGGCATTGTGATTAGCCCGAACGATGCACCCACTGTCATCAAATACGCCACAACTACTGAGAATGCAATAATCAACATGAAGTTTCAAGAGACATTTTTGGGGACAAAACGTGCCCCAGCTGCTTCTTCTTACACTTCAAGAGGCCCCTCCCTAAGTTATCCTTATGTCTTGAAACCGGATATAATGGCTCCGGGAACGACTGTTTTGGCTGCTTGGGTTCCAAATGTTCGTACAACTCGAATTGCACAAAGTTGGGAATTGTTCAGTGATTATAACATATTGACTGGGACATCCATGGCCTGTCCTCATGCTTCAGCTGTGGCTGCGCTCCTACGAGTAGCACACCCTGAATGGACCACAGCAGCCATTCGCTCTGCCATGATCACTACTGCGAATCCTTTTGATAATACTTTCCAACCTATTATGGACCTTGGCGATACTAATCTTGCTTTCGCATCACCTCTAGTCATGGGATCTGGTCAGGTTAATCCCAACCAAGCGCTAGATCCAGGACTTATATATGACGTCACTCGTCAAGACTATATTAATCTCCTTTGCTCCACAAATTTTACCAAGAATCAAATCACAACAATTACCAGATCAAGTAGTTACAATTGCTCGAGTCCTAATTCTGATCTCAATTACCCATCATTTATCGCCTTGTATAACAGAAAGTCATCAAGATCAACAACattagttcaaaattttcaaaggattGTAACCAATGTGGGCTCAGGGCAAGTGACTTATACAGCTAAGGTGATTCCTCCACATAATTCCATAATCACAGTGTTGCCACAAAcacttgtttttaaaaaaatgtatgaGAAATGTAATTATACCTTGACCGTAAGGTACCATAGCCCTATGAATGGGAGTGTTTCATTTGGTTGGCTTATTTGGGTGGAGAAGGGTGGAAACCGCCAAGTGAGGAGCCCCATAGTGGTGGCTCCAATGATGGGTGCTTGA